CTTTCGACCTTTTCACGCCCCCGCCGCCGCGCGATTCGGCTTTCTAAGCAAGCGGACCGAAACGCCCTAACGCTCAAAATCCAGAGCGCGTCGAGGCGGGGATTTCAGCCCGGCCGTCATTCGGCGAAGACGCATCTTCGCTGAAACCGCGCAGCGGCAGGACTGTTCCCATTCGAAGGAGCTGTAAACCATTATCTCGAACGCCGTTCAATCTACCTCTTGAACGATGTTCAGTGATGCGGTATCAATCCATCTGTGAACTATGTTCACGAGGAGAAGCTCATGTTCAAGACAGTCGTCACCCTATTGAGAGGCCGGGCCTTCGAAGCTGAAGAGCGCCTCGCCGACCGCCACGCTTTGTCTCTGCTCGATCAACAGATGCGCGACGCCGCGCTTTCCGTGGATCGCGCGAAAAAGGCGCTGGCCGTCGCCATCGCTCAAGACAAAGCGGAGGCCCGCAAGCTCGAGGCCGCCCGCGCGCAGATCGCAGAGCTCGAGCCCCGCGCTGTCGCCGCCTTGCAGGCGGGTCGCGAGGACATGGCGCAAAAGGCGGCCGAGAATATCGCCGCGCTCGAAGGCGACGCTCAGGCGGCCGAGAAGGCGCGCGCGCTTTTCGCCGCCGAGATCGCCAAGCTCGAACGCCATGTTCGCAACCAGTCGGCGCGGCTCGCCGAACTGGAAAGGGGCCGCCGCATCGCCCGCGCCTCCGAGGCGGTGCGCATCGCCCGGCGGGGTCGGCTGGAGGAAGCGCCCTGTTATCAATCGACCCTGTCGGAAGCCGAGGCGACGCTGGCGCGGCTGCGCGAGCGGCAATTGGAGGTCTGCGCGGCCGAAACCGCGCTGGACGCGCTCGACGCCGAGCCTCGGGCCGAAAGCCTGAACGAGACGCTCGCCGAGGCCGGCTTCGGCCCGCCAGTGAAGCCCCGCGCCGCCGACGTCCTGGCGCGGCTGAAGGAAAAAGCCGGCGCGCCGCGCTGACCTTCAATCGAACTCGCAATCGAAACTCGAACCGGGAAGGAGACATTCACATGACCGCTCAACCGATCAAGCATTCCTCCGCTTTCGTCGCCTACTCCTATATCTGCTTTGGCCTGTCCGTCGCGATGGTCGGCGGCGGCGTCTTCGTGATGCCGATCGACCATTGGATGAAGGGCTTTCTCGTGATGGGCGTGGCGATGCTCGTGCAGTCCTGCATCATCCTCACCAAGACGATCCGCGATAATGTGGAGGCGGAAAAGCTTCTCAACCGCATCGAAGACGCGCGGACCGAACGCCTGCTGATGGACGTCTCGAAAGCCGCGTAAGCCTTGAACGCCCTATTTGCCCTGCAACGGGCCGGCGTCTTGACCGATCCTTAATCAGCTTTGGTCAATTCTCGCCGGCCTAGCCTTCTGGATCCCTCGCCATGTCGCAGTCGCTTCTGGCCACGCGCCGCTTCGCGCCCCTTTTCTGGCGCCAATTCTTCGCGGCCTTCAACGACAATTTCCTCAAGAACGCGCTCGTCCTTCTGATCCTCGCCCAGATCGGCGGCGAGAAAGGGGCGTCTCTCGTCACGCTTGCCGGCGCGATCTTCATCGCGCCCTTCTTCCTGCTCTCGGGCGTCGCCGGCGAGATGGCCGACAAGTTCGACAAGGCCGTGATCGCGCGCCGCCTGAGCCTCGCCGAAATCGGCGTCGCCGGCCTTTCCGCGACGGGCTTTTATCTCGGCGACGTCAACATCCTCTTCGCCGCCCTGCTCTGCTTCGGCGTGACGGGCGCGCTGTTCGGTCCCGTCAAATACGGCATCCTGCCCGATCATCTCAGCCGCGAAGAATTGCCCGCCGGCAACGCCCTCGTCGAAAGCGCGACCTTCATCGCCATTCTGACCGGCACGATCGCGGGCGGCCTCGCCATGCAGGAGCGCGATTCGTCCTTTGGCATGCACGCCTTCGCCGCCGCCATCATGGCGGTGTCCTTCGCAAGCTACGCCGCCGCCCGCTTCATCCCCTCGACGCAGCGCGCCGCGCCGGATTTGCGGATCGACTGGAACATCTTCCGCTCGACCTTCAAGCTCCTGAAAGCGCTGCGCGCCGCGCCTGAACTGCGCAAGCTCACCACGGTGACGAGCCTCTTCTGGCTCTACGGCTCCATCGCCATGTCGCTGATGCCGCCGCTCGTGACGCATTCCCTGCACGGGACGGAGAGCGTCGTCACGCTGCATCTCGCCATTTTCGCCATCGCCATCGGCGTCGGCTCGGGGCTCGCCGCCTTCCTGCTCAAGGGCCGCATCGTCCTGCTGCCCGCCGCGATCGGCGCGGCCCTTGTCGGCCTCGTCTCGATCGACCTCGGCGTCGCGGAGTTCTTCCGCCAGACGAGCGCCGACGCGGCCGAACTCGATCTTGCGCATTATTTCGACCAGCCCGGCGCGCTGCGCGCCTCGATCGACCTCGCTCTGCTCGCGCTCGCCGGCGGTCTGATGATCGTGCCCTCCTTCGCGGCCATCCAGGCGCAGAGCGAGGCGGATCAGCGCGCCCGCACCGTCGCCGCCGTCAATGTTCACAACGCGGCCTTCATGGCGCTGGGCGGCGCGGGCGTCGCCTTTCTTCAGGCGCAGGGCGTGACGCTGGCGCAACTCTTCATCGGCATGGGCGCGGTCGCGCTGCTCTCCGCAGTCTGGATCCGCTACGCCGTCGTGAAGAACCCGATGCTGGATTTATTGTCGATCATCTTTCGGGCCTTCTACAGGCTCGAAGTGAAGGGAGTCGAAAATTTCGCGAAAGCCGGGCCGAATCCGATCGTCGCGCTCAACCATGTGAGCTTTCTCGACGCGGCGGCGATTCTCTCCGTGCTGCCCAAGGACCCTGTCTTCGCCATCGATCACGGCATTTCGCAGCGCTGGTGGGTGAAGCCCTTTTTGAAATTCACCCGCGCCATTCCGCTCGATCCGTCAAAGCCGCTCGGCACGCGCACGCTGGTCAACGCCGTGAAGGCCGGCGATCCGCTGGTGATCTTCCCCGAAGGGCGCCTCACCGTGACCGGCAGCCTGATGAAGGTTTATGACGGGGCAGGCCTCATCGCGGAGAAATCCGGCGCGCTCGTCGTGCCGGTGAAGATCGACGGCCCGGAAATGACGATGTTCTCGCGCCTCACCCGCGAACAGGCGCGCCGCCGCTGGTTCCCGAAATTCACGCTCACCATTCAGGAACCCGTGCGCCTCACGGTCGGCGAAGAGCTGAAAGGAAAGGCGCGCCGCATGGCCGCCGGCGCCGCGCTCTATCAGATCATGTCGGACCTGATCTTCCGCACGACCAGGACCGACGAGACGGTGTTCGAGGCGGCCGTACGCGCCGCCGACAGGCATGGCTTCTCGCGCGTCGCGCTGGAGGACCCGCTCACCGGCGCGCTCACCTACCGCAAAATCCTCATCGGCGCGCGCGTTCTCGGCGAGAAGATCGCGAAGATCGACGAAGCGGGCGACCGTATCGGCGTCATGCTGCCCAACGCCAACGCCGCGGGCGTGACGTTTCTCGCCGTAAGCTCGGCGGGGCGCGTGCCGGCGATGATCAACTTCACCGCCGGCGCGACCAATATCCTCGCGGGCTGCGAGGGCGCGGGCGTGAAGACGATCCTCACTTCGCGCGCCTTCATCGAGAAGGGCAAGCTCGACAAGCTCGCAGAGGCGCTTCAAGAGAAGCTGCGACTCGTCTATCTCGAAGACATGCGCGCGGGCGTCACGCTCGCCGACAAGCTGCGCGCAACGCTGCGCTTCAAGAAGCCGGTCGTCGCGCGCGACGCCGACGACATGGCGACCGTGCTCTTCACCTCGGGTTCCGAAGGCGCGCCGAAAGGCGTCGCGCTCTCGCACCGCAATCTCCTCGCCAACGCCGCGCAGGCGGCGGCGCGGATCGATTTCGGCCGCAAGGACAAGGTCTTCAACGTCCTGCCGGTGTTCCACTGCTTCGGCCTGACCATCGGCTTCATGCTGCCGCTGATCTCGGGCGTGCCGGTCTATTTCTATCCGTCGCCGCTGCATTACCGCATCGTGCCGGAACTGATCTACGGCACGAACGCGACCATTTTCTTCGGCACCGACACGTTCCTC
The nucleotide sequence above comes from Methylocystis parvus OBBP. Encoded proteins:
- a CDS encoding YiaA/YiaB family inner membrane protein; protein product: MHMTAQPIKHSSAFVAYSYICFGLSVAMVGGGVFVMPIDHWMKGFLVMGVAMLVQSCIILTKTIRDNVEAEKLLNRIEDARTERLLMDVSKAA
- a CDS encoding PspA/IM30 family protein, giving the protein MFKTVVTLLRGRAFEAEERLADRHALSLLDQQMRDAALSVDRAKKALAVAIAQDKAEARKLEAARAQIAELEPRAVAALQAGREDMAQKAAENIAALEGDAQAAEKARALFAAEIAKLERHVRNQSARLAELERGRRIARASEAVRIARRGRLEEAPCYQSTLSEAEATLARLRERQLEVCAAETALDALDAEPRAESLNETLAEAGFGPPVKPRAADVLARLKEKAGAPR
- a CDS encoding acyl-[ACP]--phospholipid O-acyltransferase — its product is MSQSLLATRRFAPLFWRQFFAAFNDNFLKNALVLLILAQIGGEKGASLVTLAGAIFIAPFFLLSGVAGEMADKFDKAVIARRLSLAEIGVAGLSATGFYLGDVNILFAALLCFGVTGALFGPVKYGILPDHLSREELPAGNALVESATFIAILTGTIAGGLAMQERDSSFGMHAFAAAIMAVSFASYAAARFIPSTQRAAPDLRIDWNIFRSTFKLLKALRAAPELRKLTTVTSLFWLYGSIAMSLMPPLVTHSLHGTESVVTLHLAIFAIAIGVGSGLAAFLLKGRIVLLPAAIGAALVGLVSIDLGVAEFFRQTSADAAELDLAHYFDQPGALRASIDLALLALAGGLMIVPSFAAIQAQSEADQRARTVAAVNVHNAAFMALGGAGVAFLQAQGVTLAQLFIGMGAVALLSAVWIRYAVVKNPMLDLLSIIFRAFYRLEVKGVENFAKAGPNPIVALNHVSFLDAAAILSVLPKDPVFAIDHGISQRWWVKPFLKFTRAIPLDPSKPLGTRTLVNAVKAGDPLVIFPEGRLTVTGSLMKVYDGAGLIAEKSGALVVPVKIDGPEMTMFSRLTREQARRRWFPKFTLTIQEPVRLTVGEELKGKARRMAAGAALYQIMSDLIFRTTRTDETVFEAAVRAADRHGFSRVALEDPLTGALTYRKILIGARVLGEKIAKIDEAGDRIGVMLPNANAAGVTFLAVSSAGRVPAMINFTAGATNILAGCEGAGVKTILTSRAFIEKGKLDKLAEALQEKLRLVYLEDMRAGVTLADKLRATLRFKKPVVARDADDMATVLFTSGSEGAPKGVALSHRNLLANAAQAAARIDFGRKDKVFNVLPVFHCFGLTIGFMLPLISGVPVYFYPSPLHYRIVPELIYGTNATIFFGTDTFLAGYARSAHAYDFRSIRYVVAGAEPVKQSTRDVWCEKFGIRILEGYGVTETAPVLSLNTPMFNKFGSVGRLMPGVDYNLEKVPGVEEGGRLLVRGPNVMMGYLKADKPGVLQPPEDGWYDTGDIVTIDAEGFVTIKGRAKRFAKIGGEMVSLAAIEQLAAELWPKALSACATEIDPRKGERIVLVTQQKDATRADFMTYAKSKGASDLSIPAEVLYVEHIPLLGSGKLDFAGVTKMVRDRNRYMAGGPRLPNGVLGRIDGSAALSA